GCGATACGGCGCAAATCCTCTTCGGGAAGGTCGACGCCTTCGAACCCGTCCGGATACTCCTCGGCGATGAAAGCGGTCGTCATGTCACCACTTACAAATTTCGGGTGATCCATGACCGCTGACAGGAATGGCAAGTTGTGACCGATGCCTTCGACTTCGAAACTGTCCAGCGCCACGCGCATGGCTTCAATCGCCTGTTCGCGGGTCGGTGCCCAAGTACACAGCTTGGCGATCATCGGGTCGTAATACATGCTGATCTCGCCGCCCTCATAGACGCCGGTATCGTTACGCACAGCGCTATCCCCTTTAGGCGCATCACCTTGCCATTTGTCATTCACAAGCAGCGGGCCGGCTGCGACCTCCTGCGGCGGGCGATAACGGGTAAGGCGGCCAATCGAGGGCAAGAAGCCACGATACGGGTCCTCTGCATAAAGACGGTTTTCAATCGCCCAGCCTGTCAGGGTGACGTCATCCTGCGTGATCGACAGTTTTTCACCAGCGGCCACACGGATCATCTGTTCGACAAGATCGACACCAGTGATCAGTTCGGTCACCGGGTGTTCCACCTGCAGGCGGGTGTTCATTTCGAGGAAGTAGAAGTTCTTTTCGCCATCCACGATGAATTCCACCGTACCGGCACTGGCATAGTCCACCGCTTTGGCAAGCGCGACGGCCTGTTCGCCCATCGCCTTACGGGTTTCGGGGTCAAGAAAGGGCGATGGCGCCTCTTCCACAACTTTCTGGTTCCGGCGCTGGATCGAGCATTCGCGTTCCCCGAGAAAGATGCCATTGCCGTGACTGTCACAGAGCACCTGAATCTCGATATGGCGCGGCTGAGTCACGAATTTCTCGATGAAAATCCGGTCGTCGCCGAAGGAGTTCGCGGCCTCGTTCTTGGATGACTGGAAACCTTCCCGCGCCTCTTCGTCATTCCACGCAATCCGCATGCCCTTGCCACCGCCGCCTGCGCTGGCCTTGATCATCACCGGATAGCCAATGTCGTTCGAAATCTTCACCGCCTCATCGGCGTCTTCGATCAGGCCCATGTAACCGGGCACCGTCGAAACCCCGGCCTCCTGCGCGATCTTCTTCGAGGTGATCTTGTCCCCCATGCTTTCGATCGCACCGACCGGGGGGCCGACAAAGGCGACGCCTTCGGCATCCAGCGCCTCGGCGAATTTGGAGTTCTCGGACAGAAAGCCATAACCGGGGTGGACCGCCTGCGCGCCGCTTTTACGGATGGCATCCATCACCTTGTCGATGACGATGTATGACTGGTTGGCGGGCGGCGGGCCGATATGCACGGCCTCATCCGCCATTGAAACATGCAGGGCGTTCTTGTCAGCATCTGAATAGATGGCAACCGTGCCAATGCCCATCTTGCGGGCGGTCTTGATGACCCGGCAGGCAATCTCGCCCCGGTTTGCGATCAGGATCTTGTTGAACATGGAACGTCCTTTGGCTTGATGTTCTGGAAACGCAAAACGCCGCCGCGGGGCGTTGACCCCACGACGGCGTGATACGCAATGACGGACGGGACTTTTCCAGCCCCGTTAAATTCAGCTTTAGTTACAGTTGTTCTGGGTCTTGCAGTAAAGCACGTTGCCCGCAGCCCCAACTGCCGCCCCAAGCAGCGGATCTGCACTGAGGACCGCCGCCCCCAGAGCCCCCGCACCGCCGCCAAGGATCGCCTGTTCGCCGGTCGAGCCACCGCAGGCCGCCAAACCCGCGCAGGTTGCCAACGCAAGGGAAATTCGTTTGATTCGCATGGTTTCTGCCCTTCTAGATTTTTTGCAGTCTTTGAGAGCAGATGCCGATTTCGCGCCTTGTTATGCAATAACACGGACCTCAAACTTGCGAATTGCGCAGGTTTTTGCCGCTTTTTGTCCAATCCTGACAAAAAGAAAACCGCGGACAGAACTCTGTGGGGAACACAAGCCTGCCCGCGGAAGGAAGGGGTACGGAATAGTAGGTGCTTGTGCGACGCAGGCAAAGTAGAGCCGCACGGCCCAATCACTGTGCACAGCACAATTCTGGCCGCCAACCAGTTATTGTTTCCATCTGAGATTCCGGCTGAAACCTGCCCATCCAGCGCGGCACCACGCAGATTTGCGCCGACGTCGTAATCGCCCGGACAGCGACGACTACGTCTGAAATCCGTCACGTTCCTGTTACAAATCGAAGACTTGTAGCGAGGCAGTGCGCGAGGCACCTCACGCAACATCACTACAAACTCACGCAAAAATCCTTCCGGTGACAGTAACTTAGATTCTGGTTTCACCGCAGCGTGAAACGTCACATGTCTACCGACACTTTTGCTTGAAAAATTGAGAGCATCTTCTCTCAACTTGGTGATTTCCCAAGAATTCAGTTGCGTGGAACGGTG
The Ruegeria sp. SCSIO 43209 genome window above contains:
- a CDS encoding acetyl/propionyl/methylcrotonyl-CoA carboxylase subunit alpha, whose protein sequence is MFNKILIANRGEIACRVIKTARKMGIGTVAIYSDADKNALHVSMADEAVHIGPPPANQSYIVIDKVMDAIRKSGAQAVHPGYGFLSENSKFAEALDAEGVAFVGPPVGAIESMGDKITSKKIAQEAGVSTVPGYMGLIEDADEAVKISNDIGYPVMIKASAGGGGKGMRIAWNDEEAREGFQSSKNEAANSFGDDRIFIEKFVTQPRHIEIQVLCDSHGNGIFLGERECSIQRRNQKVVEEAPSPFLDPETRKAMGEQAVALAKAVDYASAGTVEFIVDGEKNFYFLEMNTRLQVEHPVTELITGVDLVEQMIRVAAGEKLSITQDDVTLTGWAIENRLYAEDPYRGFLPSIGRLTRYRPPQEVAAGPLLVNDKWQGDAPKGDSAVRNDTGVYEGGEISMYYDPMIAKLCTWAPTREQAIEAMRVALDSFEVEGIGHNLPFLSAVMDHPKFVSGDMTTAFIAEEYPDGFEGVDLPEEDLRRIAASCAAMHRVAEIRRTRVSGRMDNHERKVGKRWNVALQGQDFSVKVKADKQGATVKFKDGSALRVSSDWTPGDQLAVLDVDGSPLVLKVGKISGGFRIRNRGADLKVHVRTPRQAELARLMPEKLPPDTSKMLLCPMPGLIVKIDVEVGQEVQEGQALCTVEAMKMENILRAEKKGVVSKINAGPGDSLAVDDVIIEFE